The following proteins come from a genomic window of Sorghum bicolor cultivar BTx623 chromosome 3, Sorghum_bicolor_NCBIv3, whole genome shotgun sequence:
- the LOC8060813 gene encoding replication protein A 70 kDa DNA-binding subunit E isoform X1, translated as MLLRKPPSLHQASPGLGMRTSLSPHAGMRGPSQGQGDFTPLSQLTLGYHGRSCRVLVRVSRIWVASNPITGEVYGLHCLLIDGEGVVMQACARPWDMERLKHQLVEGKVYALSNFGVREKLDKYMACSNGLVISMGAQTVVNEITDHAGSSIPLHSFEFVDFGDLPSRNNDRSLFTDVIGQIVSIEDEGWTWKWGAWRNISFRNIHLRDLGGKQLNVTLFGDLGSNFDAEQVFKQGQKVPVVAIFAGMLVEHYKEIGFIVRSTSASKYYLDLDVEEVQKFRASLDGPYKPIDRLPCRLQKPLNPTELIDSWRTIKQLRNLNSDELQRTWLCRATLKGIDSNKGWSYQSCFHCHHSVSWDGSKFLCNYGCPNNKLSVRYKLDAVIKDETDSMNVMIFDGPAQKLVGVPAEELNGEVTGDDISAVISSQHRRAFVMTSSAVIKFLCRTEGGCSGSVPPKKHLGLVVPSTQCSHV; from the exons ATGCTGCTGCGCAAGCCTCCGTCGCTCCACCAGGCGAG CCCAGGGTTAGGGATGAGGACAAGCTTGAGCCCCCATGCCGGAATGCGTGGTCCATCACAAGGTCAAGGTGACTTCACCCCGCTGTCCCAGTTAACCCTCGGATACCACGGTCGGAGCTGCAGAGTCCTGGTGCGCGTCTCCAGGATTTGGGTGGCCTCCAATCCAATTACTGGCGAGGTATACGGTCTCCACTGCCTCCTGATCGACGGCGAG GGTGTAGTTATGCAAGCGTGTGCGCGTCCCTGGGACATGGAGCGACTCAAACACCAGCTAGTTGAAGGGAAGGTCTACGCCTTGTCGAATTTCGGAGTACGCGAAAAATTGGACAAGTACATGGCCTGTAGCAATGGTTTAGTAATTAGCATGGGAGCACAGACAGTGGTGAATGAGATAACCGACCATGCCGGTTCTTCGATACCTCTCCATAGCTTTGAGTTTGTTGATTTTGGTGATCTTCCATCTAGGAACAATGACAGGAGCTTGTTTACAG ATGTCATTGGCCAGATAGTTTCCATTGAAGATGAGGGGTGGACTTGGAAGTGGGGTGCTTGGCGTAACATATCTTTTCGCAACATACATCTGCGTGATTTGGG GGGAAAGCAATTGAATGTCACTCTTTTTGGAGATTTGGGTAGCAATTTCGACGCAGAGCAGGTTTTCAAGCAAGGCCAAAAAGTCCCAGTTGTTGctatttttgcagggatgctTGTTGAGCATTACAAAG AAATAGGCTTTATAGTTCGCTCAACATCTGCTTCAAAATACTACCTGGATTTGGATGTAGAGGAGGTGCAAAAGTTCCGCGCAAG CTTGGATGGTCCATATAAACCGATTGATCGCCTCCCATGTCGGCTTCAAAAACCTTTAAATCCAACTGAGTTAATTGATAGCTGGCGAACAATAAAGCAGCTGAGAAACCTCAATTCAGATGAATTACAG CGCACCTGGTTGTGCAGAGCCACCTTGAAAGGCATAGACTCCAATAAAGGTTGGTCATACCAGTCATGCTTTCACTGCCATCACTCGGTTAGTTGGGATGGAAGCAAATTCTTGTGCAACTATGGTTGTCCAAATAACAAGTTATCTGTTAG GTACAAGCTGGATGCAGTGATTAAAGACGAGACAGACTCTATGAATGTCATGATATTTGATGGTCCAGCACAAAAGCTTGTAGGTGTTCCAGCAGAGGAGCTCAATGGAGAGGTCACAGGTGATGACATCTCAGCTGTCATCAGTTCGCAACACAGACGTGCCTTCGTTATGACATCTTCAGCTGTCATTAAGTTTTTATGCCGCACCGAAGGTGGCTGTTCCGGCTCCGTGCCACCGAAGAAGCATTTGGGCTTAGTAGTCCCATCCACTCAATGTAGCCATGTATGA
- the LOC8060813 gene encoding replication protein A 70 kDa DNA-binding subunit E isoform X2, whose product MLLRKPPSLHQASPGLGMRTSLSPHAGMRGPSQGQGDFTPLSQLTLGYHGRSCRVLVRVSRIWVASNPITGEVYGLHCLLIDGEGVVMQACARPWDMERLKHQLVEGKVYALSNFGVREKLDKYMACSNGLVISMGAQTVVNEITDHAGSSIPLHSFEFVDFGDLPSRNNDRSLFTDVIGQIVSIEDEGWTWKWGAWRNISFRNIHLRDLGGKQLNVTLFGDLGSNFDAEQVFKQGQKVPVVAIFAGMLVEHYKGFIVRSTSASKYYLDLDVEEVQKFRASLDGPYKPIDRLPCRLQKPLNPTELIDSWRTIKQLRNLNSDELQRTWLCRATLKGIDSNKGWSYQSCFHCHHSVSWDGSKFLCNYGCPNNKLSVRYKLDAVIKDETDSMNVMIFDGPAQKLVGVPAEELNGEVTGDDISAVISSQHRRAFVMTSSAVIKFLCRTEGGCSGSVPPKKHLGLVVPSTQCSHV is encoded by the exons ATGCTGCTGCGCAAGCCTCCGTCGCTCCACCAGGCGAG CCCAGGGTTAGGGATGAGGACAAGCTTGAGCCCCCATGCCGGAATGCGTGGTCCATCACAAGGTCAAGGTGACTTCACCCCGCTGTCCCAGTTAACCCTCGGATACCACGGTCGGAGCTGCAGAGTCCTGGTGCGCGTCTCCAGGATTTGGGTGGCCTCCAATCCAATTACTGGCGAGGTATACGGTCTCCACTGCCTCCTGATCGACGGCGAG GGTGTAGTTATGCAAGCGTGTGCGCGTCCCTGGGACATGGAGCGACTCAAACACCAGCTAGTTGAAGGGAAGGTCTACGCCTTGTCGAATTTCGGAGTACGCGAAAAATTGGACAAGTACATGGCCTGTAGCAATGGTTTAGTAATTAGCATGGGAGCACAGACAGTGGTGAATGAGATAACCGACCATGCCGGTTCTTCGATACCTCTCCATAGCTTTGAGTTTGTTGATTTTGGTGATCTTCCATCTAGGAACAATGACAGGAGCTTGTTTACAG ATGTCATTGGCCAGATAGTTTCCATTGAAGATGAGGGGTGGACTTGGAAGTGGGGTGCTTGGCGTAACATATCTTTTCGCAACATACATCTGCGTGATTTGGG GGGAAAGCAATTGAATGTCACTCTTTTTGGAGATTTGGGTAGCAATTTCGACGCAGAGCAGGTTTTCAAGCAAGGCCAAAAAGTCCCAGTTGTTGctatttttgcagggatgctTGTTGAGCATTACAAAG GCTTTATAGTTCGCTCAACATCTGCTTCAAAATACTACCTGGATTTGGATGTAGAGGAGGTGCAAAAGTTCCGCGCAAG CTTGGATGGTCCATATAAACCGATTGATCGCCTCCCATGTCGGCTTCAAAAACCTTTAAATCCAACTGAGTTAATTGATAGCTGGCGAACAATAAAGCAGCTGAGAAACCTCAATTCAGATGAATTACAG CGCACCTGGTTGTGCAGAGCCACCTTGAAAGGCATAGACTCCAATAAAGGTTGGTCATACCAGTCATGCTTTCACTGCCATCACTCGGTTAGTTGGGATGGAAGCAAATTCTTGTGCAACTATGGTTGTCCAAATAACAAGTTATCTGTTAG GTACAAGCTGGATGCAGTGATTAAAGACGAGACAGACTCTATGAATGTCATGATATTTGATGGTCCAGCACAAAAGCTTGTAGGTGTTCCAGCAGAGGAGCTCAATGGAGAGGTCACAGGTGATGACATCTCAGCTGTCATCAGTTCGCAACACAGACGTGCCTTCGTTATGACATCTTCAGCTGTCATTAAGTTTTTATGCCGCACCGAAGGTGGCTGTTCCGGCTCCGTGCCACCGAAGAAGCATTTGGGCTTAGTAGTCCCATCCACTCAATGTAGCCATGTATGA